The genomic interval CTTGTTCTTGAGGTCCTCCTCACGACGACCGACCTTGTCGAGCTTTCGTTCGAGGTTTTCCTCCTTCTGCTCCAGACGTCTCTCGGACCTCTGAAGTTCCCCTCTTCTCTCCTTAATCTCGTTTTCCGTCTCCTGCTTCATCCCGAAGATCTCTTCTTTTACCTCCGAGAGCATTTCCCTCTTGCGGTGCTCCCCGTCCTTGACGGCCTTTTTCAACAACTGGTCCGCCTGCCTTTGAGCGTTGGCGAGGTGCTTTCCACCGAGAGATCTGGAAATCAGGAGACCGCCTACGACGCCGAAGACCAGCCCCGCAGCGATTCCGAGAATCATCGTAGATTCCATAGACAGATCTCAACTCCTTTATTTTATGAGGACAATGACAACGATGAGGCCTATTTTACAGGTTCTGTAAAAAGCCAACAAGACCCAACAGAGACTTCAGATTTAAAGGTTGCGTTTTTCTTTCGGCGGAAGGGGCAAAAAAGCACTACACCGCCTAGACTGCATAGGTCGAAAACAAAATCACGAAAAACGTTACGTCATAGATCACGCACATACGGATGCCCTCAAGTTATACCCCTGATATATTTTAACGGGAAACTTGACTCTCAAGTTCCTTAAAGAGATATCGATCGGAGGAATATATATGAGCCTCAGAGGAAAAATGTCGCTCTGGATCATCGTACCGGTGACGCTGGTCTTTTTAACCGTCATATCGGTGGTAGGAACGGCGGTCAGGAAAACGTACATGAGCCAACTGGAGGACAACGTACTGACTACTACTTTTCGATATGCAAACCAGGTTCAAAACGACCTTATTCATCTCACCCAAACGGCAGAAAAACTTCGAGACGGATTTATCGGCCTCCGGGAAACCGGAGCCACCAGGGAACAGTACGACAGTCTACTCAGGAGCACCCTGGAAGGAGACCCATTTATATTCGGGCTATACACTGTGTGGGAACCGGACTTACTCGACGGCAAAGACCATGCCTACAGAGACAAACCAGGTTATAACGACGACGGAAGATATACACCGTGGGTCGCCCGCTCAGGGGAAAAAGCCACCATACAGCCCTGCACCGCCCAGGGCGGCTACATGGAACCGGGAGGCTTTTACCTCGACATAAAGGACTCTGGTAAAGCAAGGATCTTTCCCCCCGCTACATGGACATTCGAAGGCGACAAGGTCACTGTCGTGGACTACGGTATACCCATAATACACAGAGGTGAATTCCTGGGGGCCATTTACTCTGAGCTGGAACTTTCCGGGATAAGGGAAATAGTCGAAAACATAACCCCTCTGGACACCGGCTACGCATCCATTCTCACCGATCGGGGAATCTACGTTGCATCTCCCGAGGATGAGCTCTTGGGAGAGAAAAGCGATAACATCAACCTCGACCGAATCATAGAAGAGATCTCACAGGAAAAGACCTACTCGATAACCTCGGATAATCGAGGAGAATCTATGCTACATCAATACGTCCCTATCTCCATACAGGGAGTGGACAGGCCCTGGATATTCGAGCTGGTCTTTCCCATGGGGAAGGCCATGGCTCCCATCAGGAAACTCACTGTGACCTTGGCCGTGGTCGCCGCTGTATCGCTGATCTTTTTGGCATGTCTCATATGGTATATATCCAGAAGAATAACCGACCCTGTCAGAAAAGTGGCATCAATAGCAGGTAAAGCCGGAAGCGGAGACCTTTCCGCCAGAGAGGGCGATTTCGGCCCTATGGCGAAGGACGAAGTTGGAGAGCTGGCCCGCTCATTGGCCCTGATGCTCGAAGCCCAAAGGGACATGATAGGACAAGCCAGAGACCAGTCCGATAGGACGTCGGAAAAAGCCCGATTCATAACGGAACGAAGCGACGCTACAGCCCGAGCGATGGAGAAAGTCCGAGCGGCGGTGTTCCAGTTGATAAACGATCTGGAGACAAGCTCCGCATCTCTGGAACAGGCTAACGCTGGCATAGAGGAGATATCCGGAGGGGCGGTCTCCGTGGCGGAGAGGACCACCGACGGAGCTGAGATAGCCGCCAGAACCTCCGACCGGGCAGAAAAATCGGCTTCCCACATGTCTAGCCTTATGGAGAAGATAACCTCGGCGGAGCAAGCCTCACGCAACGGATCCTCGGACATGGAGCAACTGGGAGAATCGGTCGGTTCCATATCGTCCTTCGTCGAAACGATAACCAAAATCGCCGATCAGACCAATCTATTGGCCCTTAACGCCGCCATAGAGGCAGCCAGAGCAGGAGAGGCCGGAAAGGGTTTCGCCGTGGTGGCTGAGGAAGTCCGAAAACTGGCGGAAGAATCCTCCGTAGCAGCCGGAAGCGTAGACGGACTGATAGGAAATCTACAGTCCCAGACCAAAGCATCCATGGAGATAACCAAAGAAAACGCCTCCTATATGTCCGAGGCTCTAATTCTGGTTCAAGACACGAAAAACTACATGGAAGAATCGATAAAGGATATCCGCGATCTAAACGAAGCCATACAGGATATAGCCGCCGTATCCCAGGAACAGGCAGCCTCCAGCAAAGAGATGGCCTTGGTCTTGGACAGCGTCACATCCAAGGTAGCTCAGATGGTGGACAGGATACGCACCGTAGGCGACTCCTCGGAGAAAACCCTTGAAATCGCGAAAAACATGGTATCCGACTCGGAAGACCTCGTGGAAAACACCGAAAAGCTCAAGAAAAACATGGAAAGATTTAAGCTATAGAGACACTAAACGACAACAAGGCAACCTGACGGAGCGTTTAAAGAAAGAGGGGGGCTAACGCCCCCCTCTTCGATATCAACCGGTGCACTCTCGGTCGTATTCCTCGATTATATCCCAAAGGGTAGTAGACGACGTAACCCTCTCTATGCTATCGCTTACCTTTTCCCAAAGAAACCTGGCTGGACAGCAACCTCCTCGCTCGCAGGTGCCGTAGTCCACGCAATCGGCCAGGCTGATGGGCCCCTCCAGAGAATCTATTATCTCCGAGGTAAGGATCTCTTTAGGATCTCTACTCAGGAGATACCCGCCCTGAGCGCCTCTGACGCTGGAGACCAGACCGGATTTCCGGAGCTTTGAGAAAAGCTGCTCCAGATAGCTCTCGGACAGAGTCTGGTTCTTGGCTACCTCGCTTATCGATATGGGACGACCGGTACCGTAGCCTCGAGCCAAGTCGATC from Dethiosulfovibrio russensis carries:
- a CDS encoding methyl-accepting chemotaxis protein, yielding MSLRGKMSLWIIVPVTLVFLTVISVVGTAVRKTYMSQLEDNVLTTTFRYANQVQNDLIHLTQTAEKLRDGFIGLRETGATREQYDSLLRSTLEGDPFIFGLYTVWEPDLLDGKDHAYRDKPGYNDDGRYTPWVARSGEKATIQPCTAQGGYMEPGGFYLDIKDSGKARIFPPATWTFEGDKVTVVDYGIPIIHRGEFLGAIYSELELSGIREIVENITPLDTGYASILTDRGIYVASPEDELLGEKSDNINLDRIIEEISQEKTYSITSDNRGESMLHQYVPISIQGVDRPWIFELVFPMGKAMAPIRKLTVTLAVVAAVSLIFLACLIWYISRRITDPVRKVASIAGKAGSGDLSAREGDFGPMAKDEVGELARSLALMLEAQRDMIGQARDQSDRTSEKARFITERSDATARAMEKVRAAVFQLINDLETSSASLEQANAGIEEISGGAVSVAERTTDGAEIAARTSDRAEKSASHMSSLMEKITSAEQASRNGSSDMEQLGESVGSISSFVETITKIADQTNLLALNAAIEAARAGEAGKGFAVVAEEVRKLAEESSVAAGSVDGLIGNLQSQTKASMEITKENASYMSEALILVQDTKNYMEESIKDIRDLNEAIQDIAAVSQEQAASSKEMALVLDSVTSKVAQMVDRIRTVGDSSEKTLEIAKNMVSDSEDLVENTEKLKKNMERFKL
- a CDS encoding RrF2 family transcriptional regulator, with translation MKLSTKTRYGLRAMIDLARGYGTGRPISISEVAKNQTLSESYLEQLFSKLRKSGLVSSVRGAQGGYLLSRDPKEILTSEIIDSLEGPISLADCVDYGTCERGGCCPARFLWEKVSDSIERVTSSTTLWDIIEEYDRECTG